The window TCCAGACGGTGGCAGCCACGGAGCGCGCTGCCGCCGACGGCTCGACCGAGCTGACCGAGGCTGTCGCCCGCTGTCTCCACAAGCTCATGGCATACAAGGACGAGTACGAGGTCGCACGACTCGCCATCGACCCAGCCGTGGACGACCACATCACCGCGGCATTCGGAAGCGCGAGCCGACGCTCCTACCGCCTGCATCCGCCCGTCCTGCGAGCCCTGGGCATGGAAAGGAAGGTCGCTCTCGGAAGCTGGTTCCGCCCGGTCCTCAAACTGCTGCATGGGCTGCGGCGCGTTCGAGGAACCCGCCTCGACGTGTTCGGACTCCAGCACGTGCGACGCATCGAGCGTGAACTCGTCGTCGAGTACCGGGAGTCGATCAAGACCGCGCTCGCGCTCCTGAACGAGGAGAACCTGGCCGAGGTCCGCCGGCTCGCGGAACTGCCCGATGCGGTCCGTGGATACGAAGGCGTCAAACTCGCGGCCATTGAGCGCTACCAGGCCGAACAGGCGCGCATACTCGGCGAGTTGCGGGAGAGCGCGGACCCCGTCCCGACGGAAGCCGGGCAGGGCCGTTGAACTCGATGTGAGGCAGGCCGTCTCGCGGGAGCCATCGGCTCAGGGAGTACGGCCGCGTCCGGCCCGGAGGCTCGCCCACAGGTCCGTTGCCCCGCCCCGGACGCGCGCATGGTGAAACTGACACCATGCCGGTTCGGTACGGGACCCGGTCGGCATGATTGGCCACGCCAGCGAGACGCCCAGTTGTTCGGTTCCGTGATCGCCCGCCGTGCGGCTGCTTCATTCCCGTGGCAGCGATTCCCTTGACGAGGTAGCGCCGGCCGACCAAGAGGACGACGAAGAGCGGGATCAGCCTGATGACGGACATCGCGAACCGCGTTCCCAGGGAACGGTGGCCGAGGACGACCTCGTCGCCGGCCACGAGCGTGAGGGCGGCCCGGATTTCTCGTCTCGAGGGAGACCGAGGTGGCGGCCCCACCGTGGGCCACGGCATCCATCAGTTCCACTTCGCCGTCACTGCTGCGGCTTGGCAACAAGATCGGGAGGCCCACCGACGCAGAATGTGTGGGTGCCCGCGCCGAGTTCGACCACGTCCCCTTCCCCGGGTGGCGAGAACAGTCCGCCGATACCTCGCCGTGCGAGGTGGCCAGTCTGGTGGAGGCCGAGGTCAGCCCACCGCCGGGTCTGGGCGCCACGAGCACGCGCCGGTAGCCCGGTTCGAGGGGGGCGAGGTGTGGGGCTGCGGGGGCAGCGACATGGCGGGCGGGCGAGGCAGGCGCCGTCGTGACTACGGATACCCGCGCCGGGCCACCTCGCGGAGATGTCCGCAGGCTGCGTGAGTCATCACCGATGTCCCTGCTCATGTGCCGAACTGTCCCGGGTCGCTGCAGTGGTCGACGCGTTGAGCCGCGCCCTGTTCCGCCCGCTCACGCGCCAGGAGCCCGCGCCGCTCCTCCCGGTGCTCGCGCTGTGCGACCGGGTCGGGGACGGGCGCGGCGACCAACAACGGCCTTGGGTGTAGGGGTGTCGGGGCGTAGCGGTCGCCTGCCCGGCGGCTCCGGTGTCGACGATCTCACCGCCTCGGCTCGCGCCTCAGGCCTGCTCACCACGTCTGGACCAGCGGTTTCCGCTCCGCCCACAGGGGGGGCACCCCATTTCTTCGCCACCGCGTCTGCTGCGATCGCAGTAGGCGCAAGTGTCTGCGAACGGCCAATGACGAGAGGCCGGAGAACTGCGAGCGTGAGGGTGGGCCGTGATCACCGGCTCCGTTGCATGGCATTTTCTGGAAAGGCACGTCGATGTCCCCTCTCGCCCGCTGGTGTCATAGGCACCGGCTCGCCGTCGTCCTGCTCTGGGTGGGCCTGTTGCTCGCCCTGGGAGCCGGGGTCGGCGCCGCCGGCAGCGCCTTCGGCAACAGCCCGACCTCACAGGACACCGACTCGGCCAAGGCCACGGCCCTGCTGCAGCAGGCCTCCGACAGCGCCGCGGGCAAGAGCGGCCGGGTGGTCTGGCAGCTGGACGGCGGCGAGGTCACCGAGCCCGCCGCCGAGAAGGCGATGACCGGCACGCTCAAGGGCATCGCCGACGCGCCGGGCGTCGCCGCGGTGACCAGCCCCTACACACCCGTCGGCAAGGGACAGATCAGCAAGGACGGCAGGACCGCCTACGCGACGGTCGCGTTCGACCAGGACGTCTCGGACGCCCAGCTGGACCACGTGAAGGAACTCGCCACCGAACCGGAGACGGGGAGCCTGCACATCGCCCTCAACGGGCAGGCGTTCACCGTCAACCCGGAGCCGAACGCGGTCGCCGACGCCATGGGCATCGTCCTCGCCTTCATCGTGCTGCTGTTCGTCTTCCGGGCGGTCTGGGTGGCGGCGCTGCCCATCATCACGGCCGTCATCGGCGTCGGCACCTCCGCGGTCACGGTGATGCTGCTCAGCCACGTCATCACGCTCTCCGACACGACGCTGACCCTCGGCTCGCTGATCGGCCTGGGCGTGGGCATCGACTACGCGCTGTTCATCGTCAACCGGCACCGCGCCAACCTGATGGCCGGTATGAGCGTCGCCGAGTCGGTCGCCAAGTCCCTCAACACCTCCGGGCGGGCCGTGGTCTTCGCCGGGCTCACCGTCGTCGTCGCGCTGCTCGGCATGCTCACCCTGAACGTCGGCATCATCAACGGCATGGCGATCGGCGCCGCCGTCACCGTGGTGCTGACCGTCCTGGCCGCCATCACCCTGCTGCCTGCGCTGCTCGGGATGATCGGTCCGCGCGTCCTCAGCCGCATGGAGCGCCGCGAGATGGCCGGCTGGACACAGCCGCGCTCTTCGGGCCGCACCGGCGTGTGGGGCCGGTGGGCCGAGCGGGTGCAGGCCAGGCCCAGGACTCTGGGTCTCGTCGCCCTGGCCGTGTTGACGGCGCTCGCGTTCCCGACGCTCTCCCTGCGCCTCGGCGCGTCCGACGACGGCAACCTGCCCACGTCCTCGACGAACCGTCAGGCGTACGACATGATCGCCGGCGGCTTCGGCCCCGGCTTCAACGGCCCGCTCGTCCTGGCCGTCCAGGCACCCACCGCCGCCGACAAGGCAGCCGAGGCGAAGCTGGTCACCGCTCTCGGAAAGGTCGACGGTGTCGCCAGTGCCAACGCCGCGCCCATGACGGACGGGCAGACCGTCGGAGTGGTCTCCGTCGTCCCGACGACCTCCCCGCAGTCCGAAGCCACCTCCGACCTGATCCACCACCTGCGTGACGACGTGATCCCCGAGGCCGAGCAGGGGACGTCGATGAAGGTCTACGTGGGCGGTGTCACCGCGAGCAACGACGACTTCGCCTCGGTCCTGATGGGCAAGCTGCCCGTCTTC of the Streptomyces sp. T12 genome contains:
- a CDS encoding MMPL family transporter — translated: MSPLARWCHRHRLAVVLLWVGLLLALGAGVGAAGSAFGNSPTSQDTDSAKATALLQQASDSAAGKSGRVVWQLDGGEVTEPAAEKAMTGTLKGIADAPGVAAVTSPYTPVGKGQISKDGRTAYATVAFDQDVSDAQLDHVKELATEPETGSLHIALNGQAFTVNPEPNAVADAMGIVLAFIVLLFVFRAVWVAALPIITAVIGVGTSAVTVMLLSHVITLSDTTLTLGSLIGLGVGIDYALFIVNRHRANLMAGMSVAESVAKSLNTSGRAVVFAGLTVVVALLGMLTLNVGIINGMAIGAAVTVVLTVLAAITLLPALLGMIGPRVLSRMERREMAGWTQPRSSGRTGVWGRWAERVQARPRTLGLVALAVLTALAFPTLSLRLGASDDGNLPTSSTNRQAYDMIAGGFGPGFNGPLVLAVQAPTAADKAAEAKLVTALGKVDGVASANAAPMTDGQTVGVVSVVPTTSPQSEATSDLIHHLRDDVIPEAEQGTSMKVYVGGVTASNDDFASVLMGKLPVFVLVIAALGFLLLTVAFRSLLIPAVGAVLNILSIGVAFGAIVVVFQYGFGAGLLGLGAGGPIESFVPILVVGIMFGLSMDYQVFLVSRMREEWSHTGDSHRAVRVGQAETGKVIAVAATIMVCVFGSFVFGGMRVISEFGVSLAVAVAADALLIRMMVVPALMHLCGKANWWLPRSLDRALPNVSVEGPADQPAQPLHAVPERETADLAN
- a CDS encoding alpha-L-rhamnosidase C-terminal domain-containing protein, with the protein product MSRDIGDDSRSLRTSPRGGPARVSVVTTAPASPARHVAAPAAPHLAPLEPGYRRVLVAPRPGGGLTSASTRLATSHGEVSADCSRHPGKGTWSNSARAPTHSASVGLPILLPSRSSDGEVELMDAVAHGGAATSVSLETRNPGRPHARGRRRGRPRPPFPGNAVRDVRHQADPALRRPLGRPALPRQGNRCHGNEAAARRAITEPNNWASRWRGQSCRPGPVPNRHGVSFTMRASGAGQRTCGRASGPDAAVLPEPMAPARRPASHRVQRPCPASVGTGSALSRNSPSMRACSAW